In one Nitrospira sp. genomic region, the following are encoded:
- the hpt gene encoding hypoxanthine phosphoribosyltransferase — translation MERIFGRPIVTQEQMRTRIRELGRQIASDYAGKELVLVGVLKGAYAFYADLARAIRIPMRVEFIVVTSYGAGKKTSGKVKLVSDLTEPIVGKDVLLVEDIVDSGLTVQYLMKTLSRRKPRSLKVCTLLSKPERRLVDVDLEYVGFKIPNKFVVGYGLDYRQEYRNLPYLAALDQGEEGEQESA, via the coding sequence ATGGAACGCATTTTTGGTCGCCCCATTGTGACGCAGGAGCAGATGCGGACCCGAATTCGGGAACTGGGTCGGCAAATTGCGTCCGACTATGCGGGAAAGGAGTTGGTCCTCGTCGGGGTTCTCAAAGGCGCCTATGCGTTTTATGCCGACCTGGCACGAGCCATCCGGATACCGATGCGCGTGGAGTTCATCGTCGTCACGAGTTACGGGGCAGGGAAGAAGACCTCGGGCAAGGTCAAACTGGTATCGGATCTGACCGAACCGATCGTCGGGAAAGACGTCTTGCTGGTGGAGGATATCGTAGACTCCGGCCTGACCGTGCAGTATCTGATGAAGACATTGTCTCGACGCAAGCCCCGCTCCTTGAAGGTGTGCACCCTGCTCAGCAAGCCGGAGCGGCGATTGGTCGACGTAGATCTGGAGTATGTGGGGTTCAAAATACCCAATAAGTTCGTAGTCGGATACGGGCTGGATTACCGCCAGGAGTATCGAAACCTTCCGTACCTTGCCGCACTCGATCAAGGCGAGGAAGGGGAGCAGGAGTCTGCATGA
- the tilS gene encoding tRNA lysidine(34) synthetase TilS — protein MAGSSSASHHPLHNQVIRAIRARALLHPGQSVLVAVSGGPDSVALLSILHGLATAWKLSLSVVHCNYGLRGVESDEDASFVAALCHRLHVPCCVRSLHIGAREAGVSSSLQARARDLRYRLFRDLAAERQLDRVALGHTADDQAETILLRMLRGAGLRGLAGMPHIRERLFVRPLLGVTRAEILAYLAAVGLSYRTDSSNASSRYLRNRVRHEVLPILESLAPAATRLLARQADVLRADDRFLEVLAARALRRVTQRRDATMVILDRAAFLQHPTALQRRMLRLAIHALAPAFSGPRSDLLLSMLASLTTRQAGQTWRVGPLVVVSEQEAVALTRKGAPLRPSGSRDGSPAVASVSDSEVVRLYTLPSTTSWPRTGEVIHVRRVTKARGLALFTQPSPDAALFDADRLALPLTIRSWRPGDWFMPTGMAGRRKKLQDYFTDAKLGRSMREHIPLLLSDEKIAWIVGRRIDARFAATASTNRFIVASVTHPVRRKGVC, from the coding sequence ATGGCAGGTTCTTCCTCAGCATCGCATCACCCGCTTCATAACCAAGTCATCCGCGCCATCCGTGCGCGTGCCTTACTCCACCCAGGGCAGTCTGTTTTGGTGGCCGTCTCCGGCGGGCCGGATTCCGTGGCGTTGCTCTCGATTCTGCACGGTCTGGCCACGGCCTGGAAGCTGTCCCTCAGCGTGGTGCACTGCAACTATGGGCTTCGCGGGGTTGAGTCGGACGAGGATGCGTCGTTTGTCGCAGCGCTGTGCCACCGGCTTCATGTACCTTGCTGTGTGAGATCGCTCCACATTGGTGCGCGCGAGGCTGGAGTGTCGAGCTCACTGCAGGCGCGTGCCCGTGACCTGCGCTATCGCCTGTTTCGCGACCTGGCGGCAGAGCGACAGCTCGATCGGGTGGCGCTTGGGCACACGGCGGACGACCAGGCGGAAACGATTCTGTTGCGCATGTTGCGCGGGGCCGGTTTACGGGGTCTTGCCGGGATGCCGCATATTCGTGAACGGCTCTTTGTCCGACCTCTTCTGGGTGTGACGCGGGCGGAGATTCTGGCCTACCTTGCGGCGGTGGGATTGTCTTATCGGACGGATTCCAGCAATGCGTCCTCGCGGTATTTGCGCAATCGTGTGCGGCACGAAGTGTTACCCATCCTGGAATCACTGGCCCCGGCTGCCACTCGGTTGCTCGCACGTCAGGCCGATGTGTTGCGAGCCGATGATCGATTCCTGGAGGTGTTGGCCGCACGTGCGCTGCGCCGTGTCACGCAGCGACGCGATGCGACTATGGTTATCCTCGATCGGGCCGCGTTTCTTCAGCACCCGACAGCCTTGCAACGTCGAATGCTCAGGTTGGCAATTCACGCCCTCGCGCCGGCGTTTTCCGGGCCGCGCAGCGATCTGCTTCTCTCGATGCTCGCGTCGCTCACGACCAGGCAGGCAGGTCAGACATGGCGCGTCGGACCTCTGGTGGTGGTCTCTGAGCAAGAGGCGGTGGCGCTCACGCGTAAGGGGGCGCCGCTGCGTCCGTCAGGCTCCAGGGATGGTTCACCCGCTGTAGCTTCGGTGTCGGATTCCGAGGTGGTGAGGCTTTACACACTGCCGTCGACCACCTCATGGCCACGGACAGGGGAGGTCATTCACGTGCGTCGCGTCACGAAGGCACGAGGTCTGGCGTTGTTCACACAACCGTCTCCCGATGCCGCGCTGTTTGATGCGGACCGACTCGCGTTACCCCTGACAATCCGGTCGTGGCGGCCAGGGGATTGGTTTATGCCCACCGGCATGGCCGGTCGACGAAAGAAATTGCAAGATTACTTCACAGATGCAAAACTGGGTCGGTCTATGCGAGAACACATCCCGTTGTTGCTATCGGACGAGAAAATCGCCTGGATTGTCGGGAGACGTATCGATGCTCGATTTGCCGCCACCGCTTCGACGAACCGATTCATTGTAGCTAGTGTGACACATCCTGTGCGTCGGAAAGGAGTTTGTTAG
- a CDS encoding bifunctional riboflavin kinase/FAD synthetase, with protein MKVTRGVTPSTSRPYSVVTIGNFDGHHRGHRALLDQVVTTARREAGTAMVLTFDPHPVKILAPHVNLMFLTSPEEKLARFEAAGIDEVVFLEFTPAFAALDPLQFATHVLRDGIGTRELFVGEHFAFGKGRAGRIADLLEFGAQFGFRVHPMPPVTIDETIVSSTRIRQMIQAGELQKAVRFLGRPYGIEGTVIAGARRGTDLGWPTANLRLPEGRVIPPDGVYAARVLWKGRCLDSVVYIGTRPTFGAGERLLEVSILDERLELYGETIRVELLGFVRGDRVFASADALTRQIESDVDVARAQLREAALDPVSPLHSQS; from the coding sequence ATGAAAGTTACCCGGGGAGTCACCCCATCCACATCCAGGCCCTATTCGGTGGTGACCATCGGCAATTTTGATGGTCATCATCGCGGTCACCGCGCGCTTCTGGATCAGGTGGTGACAACGGCGCGCCGGGAGGCCGGCACGGCGATGGTGCTGACCTTTGATCCCCATCCGGTGAAGATCCTCGCCCCGCACGTCAACCTCATGTTCCTGACCTCGCCGGAAGAAAAGCTGGCCCGTTTTGAGGCAGCCGGGATCGACGAGGTCGTCTTCCTGGAATTTACCCCTGCGTTTGCTGCGCTGGATCCGCTGCAGTTTGCGACACACGTGTTGCGGGATGGGATTGGGACGCGGGAGCTCTTCGTCGGGGAACATTTTGCGTTTGGAAAAGGCCGAGCCGGACGTATCGCGGATCTGCTTGAGTTCGGCGCGCAATTCGGATTCCGCGTCCATCCCATGCCGCCGGTCACCATCGACGAAACGATCGTCAGTTCCACACGGATCCGCCAGATGATTCAAGCCGGCGAGCTGCAGAAAGCCGTTCGGTTTCTCGGAAGGCCGTATGGAATCGAGGGAACGGTGATTGCCGGGGCCCGGCGCGGGACGGATCTCGGATGGCCCACCGCCAACCTTCGGCTTCCTGAGGGGCGTGTCATTCCGCCGGACGGTGTGTATGCCGCTCGGGTGCTCTGGAAGGGGCGGTGCCTGGATTCGGTGGTCTACATCGGAACCAGGCCGACGTTCGGGGCCGGAGAACGTTTGCTCGAGGTGTCGATTCTGGACGAACGGCTGGAGCTTTACGGAGAAACAATTCGTGTAGAGCTGCTGGGGTTTGTTCGCGGAGACCGCGTGTTTGCTTCCGCAGACGCGTTGACCAGACAGATCGAATCGGATGTGGATGTGGCCCGTGCGCAGTTGCGCGAGGCGGCATTGGACCCGGTCTCACCCCTCCATTCCCAGTCATGA
- the hemB gene encoding porphobilinogen synthase — translation MAFPMQRMRRTRETEPLRRMVRETSLTPNDFIYPVFVTEGQGRNEPIASMPGQSRLSIDLLIKEAHEVKALGIPAVILFGIPDQKDERGSSGFDPDGIVQRAIRALKEQVPDLVVITDVCIDEYTSHGHCGIVKQGRILNDETLDCLRAMARTHAQAGADMVAPSDMMDGRVAAIRDELDRAGFVDVPIMAYAAKFASCFYAPFRDAANSSPQFGDRQSYQMDPANKREALREIDLDVEEGADIIMVKPAMPYLDIISAARERTLLPIAAYQVSGEYSMIKAAAQAGWLDERRAMMESLLSIKRAGADIILTYFAKDAAGLLRSRHA, via the coding sequence ATGGCCTTTCCGATGCAGCGCATGCGTCGAACACGGGAAACGGAGCCGCTTCGGCGAATGGTTCGGGAGACGTCCCTCACGCCGAACGACTTCATCTACCCCGTGTTCGTCACCGAGGGGCAGGGGCGCAACGAACCGATTGCGTCGATGCCGGGACAATCGCGTCTGTCCATTGATCTGCTGATCAAGGAAGCGCACGAGGTCAAGGCCCTGGGCATTCCCGCGGTGATCCTGTTCGGTATTCCGGATCAAAAGGATGAGCGGGGTAGCTCAGGCTTCGATCCGGATGGCATCGTCCAACGTGCGATTCGGGCCCTCAAGGAACAGGTGCCTGATCTCGTGGTGATTACGGATGTCTGCATCGATGAATATACCAGTCACGGGCATTGCGGCATCGTGAAGCAGGGCCGGATCCTCAATGATGAAACGCTGGACTGTCTCAGGGCCATGGCGAGAACCCATGCGCAGGCCGGGGCAGACATGGTCGCTCCCTCGGACATGATGGATGGGCGGGTGGCGGCCATCCGTGACGAACTGGATCGGGCCGGATTTGTGGATGTGCCCATTATGGCCTATGCCGCGAAGTTCGCGTCCTGCTTTTACGCCCCGTTTCGCGACGCGGCCAATTCCAGCCCGCAGTTCGGCGACCGTCAGTCTTATCAGATGGATCCGGCCAACAAGCGCGAGGCATTGCGGGAAATCGATCTGGATGTCGAGGAGGGTGCCGACATCATCATGGTCAAGCCGGCTATGCCGTATCTGGATATCATCAGTGCCGCGCGCGAGCGGACGTTGTTGCCGATTGCCGCCTATCAAGTGAGCGGCGAATACAGCATGATCAAGGCGGCCGCGCAAGCGGGATGGTTGGATGAACGTCGTGCGATGATGGAGTCGTTGCTGTCGATCAAACGGGCCGGTGCCGACATTATTCTGACCTATTTTGCAAAGGACGCCGCCGGGCTGCTCCGGTCACGGCACGCATGA
- a CDS encoding CBS domain-containing protein, giving the protein MVPVKSFMVPKDKFTTVERDTDVRTAGRVMRDRNIGSLFVTNGKEVIGIITDTDMVRRVVATGADMTKTTVEQIMSAPLVTIEEHKTLLDANDLMAQTHLRHLGVTKDGQLVGMISVRDLVVFLTNLPRK; this is encoded by the coding sequence ATGGTTCCAGTCAAGTCATTCATGGTTCCCAAGGACAAGTTCACCACCGTGGAGCGCGACACGGATGTGCGTACCGCGGGGCGAGTCATGCGCGATCGCAACATCGGTAGTCTGTTTGTGACCAACGGGAAGGAGGTCATCGGCATCATCACCGACACGGACATGGTCCGGCGGGTGGTGGCTACCGGGGCGGACATGACCAAGACGACGGTTGAGCAGATCATGTCGGCGCCGCTCGTCACGATTGAGGAACATAAGACCCTGCTGGATGCGAATGATCTCATGGCCCAGACGCATCTCCGCCATCTGGGCGTGACGAAGGACGGGCAACTCGTCGGCATGATCTCCGTGCGGGATCTGGTCGTGTTCCTGACCAACTTGCCGAGGAAGTGA
- the cobA gene encoding uroporphyrinogen-III C-methyltransferase, with protein MAATTRAGRVFLVGAGPGDPKLLTLRGKECLEQADVVLYDYLANEALLQHTAPQAERLYVGRRGRGQYRDQLEINRLLIDHARLGKCVVRLKGGDPFVFGRGGEEAEAVAAAGLEFEVVPGVTAAVAAPAYAGIPVTHRTMASTVTFVTGHEDPTKDRSHIEWTRLATVHGTLVFLMGMTNLPNIVQCLRAEGKEGATPVAVIRWGTRVSQRTVVGTLDDIVEKAAAAQMEPPTVIVIGEVVRLRSQLNWFERRPLFGTRVLVTRPKPQAAEFSDLIHAQGGEAVECPTIEVTPPEDWSSLDAALARLSTYEWLIFTSVNGVAPFMTRLFETKRDVRALAGMTICCIGPRTADALAAFGLRADVIPEQFQAEGILDALAGRPIRGAHVLIPRALVARELLPEQLRAQGATVDVVPVYRTIRPAVATDRLVAQLRAGEINVISFTSSSTVRNFVELFATREELLRLVGSTTVACIGPVTAATAREAGLTVHIMAAQNTIPALAEAIVQHVESRNARRARSAPSGPSGSR; from the coding sequence ATGGCGGCGACGACACGTGCAGGAAGAGTCTTTCTGGTCGGGGCCGGCCCGGGCGACCCGAAGTTGCTCACGCTGCGTGGGAAGGAGTGCCTCGAACAGGCCGATGTGGTCTTGTACGACTATCTTGCCAACGAAGCATTGTTGCAGCATACGGCCCCTCAAGCGGAACGCCTCTACGTTGGGCGTCGCGGCCGTGGCCAGTATCGCGATCAATTGGAAATCAATCGTCTCCTGATCGATCATGCGCGCTTGGGCAAATGCGTCGTCCGACTGAAGGGGGGCGATCCATTCGTCTTTGGGCGTGGGGGAGAAGAAGCGGAGGCGGTTGCAGCCGCGGGGCTGGAGTTTGAAGTGGTGCCCGGGGTGACGGCGGCGGTCGCTGCGCCGGCTTATGCGGGTATTCCTGTCACGCACCGCACCATGGCGTCGACCGTGACCTTCGTGACCGGTCACGAAGATCCCACGAAGGATCGGAGTCATATCGAGTGGACGCGATTGGCGACGGTGCATGGCACCTTGGTCTTTCTGATGGGCATGACCAATTTGCCGAACATCGTGCAGTGCCTTCGGGCCGAAGGCAAGGAGGGCGCGACGCCCGTGGCCGTCATTCGTTGGGGAACTCGAGTGTCCCAACGAACGGTGGTGGGAACGCTGGACGATATTGTGGAGAAAGCCGCGGCGGCTCAGATGGAGCCCCCGACCGTGATCGTCATCGGCGAGGTAGTGCGTTTACGGTCGCAGTTGAATTGGTTCGAGCGGCGCCCGTTGTTCGGTACACGCGTACTCGTGACGAGGCCGAAACCGCAGGCCGCGGAGTTTTCCGATTTGATTCACGCGCAGGGTGGGGAAGCCGTAGAATGCCCGACTATCGAGGTGACGCCTCCCGAAGACTGGTCCTCGCTGGATGCCGCGCTTGCGCGCCTGTCGACCTATGAATGGTTGATTTTTACCAGCGTGAACGGCGTCGCACCCTTCATGACGCGATTATTCGAGACCAAGCGCGACGTGCGGGCCTTGGCCGGTATGACCATTTGCTGTATCGGCCCGCGCACCGCGGACGCGTTGGCGGCTTTTGGCCTGCGGGCGGATGTGATTCCGGAGCAGTTCCAAGCGGAGGGGATCCTCGATGCTCTGGCCGGCCGGCCGATTCGCGGAGCTCACGTCTTGATCCCGCGCGCACTGGTCGCCCGGGAACTCCTGCCGGAGCAGTTGCGCGCTCAGGGAGCCACGGTTGATGTGGTGCCGGTCTACCGGACCATTCGTCCGGCGGTCGCGACGGATCGGCTTGTGGCGCAACTCCGGGCCGGTGAGATCAATGTGATTTCCTTCACCAGTTCGTCGACGGTGCGGAACTTCGTGGAGTTGTTCGCCACGAGGGAGGAATTGCTACGACTGGTCGGATCGACGACGGTGGCCTGTATCGGTCCGGTCACTGCGGCGACGGCGCGGGAAGCCGGCCTGACGGTGCACATCATGGCCGCGCAGAACACGATTCCTGCGCTGGCGGAGGCCATCGTCCAGCATGTTGAAAGTCGGAATGCTCGTCGTGCGAGGTCGGCGCCGAGCGGACCCAGCGGCAGTAGGTAA
- the hemC gene encoding hydroxymethylbilane synthase yields the protein MSRSTLILGTRGSKLAVHQSQWVQARLQELAPGIAITLKRIQTSGDKILDVPLAKIGGKGLFVKEIEDALLSGEIDLAVHSMKDVPTALPDGLEILCVPPREDPRDALITRDGIRLDQLKPGARIGTSSLRRQAQLLHHRPDFVIEMLRGNLDTRLRKLREGQFDAIVLAAAGLRRLEWDAEITEYLPVALSLPAIAQGALGIEARSNDTVVRELLTRFEHHPTRTTVTAERALLHRLEGGCQVPIAAHAVLEGETLTLDGLVATVDGRRVIRHRIQGPASNAHHLGTTLAERLLADGADVILKEIYGRA from the coding sequence ATGAGTCGTTCAACGCTTATTCTCGGGACCCGCGGCAGCAAGTTGGCCGTGCATCAGAGTCAGTGGGTGCAGGCGCGTCTACAGGAACTGGCGCCGGGGATTGCCATTACACTGAAGCGCATCCAAACCTCAGGGGACAAAATCCTCGATGTGCCGCTGGCAAAAATCGGCGGCAAGGGGTTGTTTGTCAAAGAAATCGAAGATGCCCTCCTGAGCGGGGAGATCGATCTCGCCGTTCACAGCATGAAGGATGTGCCGACGGCACTGCCGGACGGTCTCGAAATTCTCTGTGTGCCTCCCCGTGAAGACCCGCGGGATGCCTTGATCACCAGAGATGGAATCCGGTTGGACCAGCTGAAGCCTGGTGCCCGCATCGGGACCAGCAGCCTTCGGCGGCAAGCCCAGTTGCTCCACCATCGCCCTGATTTTGTCATTGAGATGTTGCGTGGGAATTTGGATACGCGCCTGCGGAAATTACGTGAGGGGCAATTTGACGCTATTGTGTTGGCTGCGGCAGGCCTGCGTCGACTGGAATGGGATGCGGAGATCACGGAGTATCTTCCGGTTGCTCTCAGTTTACCTGCCATTGCTCAAGGAGCGCTGGGCATCGAAGCGCGCAGCAACGACACGGTCGTGCGCGAGTTGTTGACTCGTTTCGAGCATCATCCCACTCGCACGACCGTGACAGCCGAACGAGCATTGCTCCACCGCCTCGAAGGGGGATGCCAGGTTCCTATCGCGGCGCATGCCGTGCTCGAGGGCGAGACCCTGACGCTGGATGGCCTGGTGGCCACGGTCGATGGACGACGTGTTATTCGGCATCGCATCCAAGGCCCGGCAAGCAATGCACACCACTTGGGAACCACGTTGGCCGAACGATTACTAGCGGATGGCGCCGATGTCATCCTCAAGGAAATTTACGGACGGGCATAA
- a CDS encoding glutamyl-tRNA reductase: MHVIVVGLSHKTAPVEIREKLAVPESRLREALSRLCTYPGVREGLLLSTCNRVEVYAVVEDLESGYGRVQEFLADTHLSLSSEHLTPHLYWHAGDRAIGHLFRVASSLDSMIVGESQILGQIKDAFEVALTHKASGLLLNKIVKKAISVAKRVRTETKISETAVSVSYAAVELAKKIFSNLTEKTVLLIGAGEMAKLAARHLIANGVRQVRITTRNFQHGLELAQKFNGTAVPFEDYRTELAEADIVLVSTGASHFLVTADDVQRAMKQRLSRPMFLIDISVPRNIDPAVRPIDDAFLFDIDDLHMRVEQNREDRLREAAKAEQMVVEEVGVLGQWLQSLEVTPTIVALRSRTEDIKRREVDKVLARMPHLSSDDRAAVEALASAIVNKMVHGTMVTLKNEATSSSGAAYVDAARRFFSLEETQPVYPSGQAEAQELPEGNGPVHETGGFSESSLVQHTTKEPGRRGR, encoded by the coding sequence ATGCATGTCATTGTTGTCGGCTTGAGCCACAAAACCGCTCCGGTTGAAATTCGCGAAAAACTCGCTGTTCCCGAAAGTCGTCTGCGGGAAGCGCTCAGCCGGCTGTGTACGTACCCCGGTGTTCGTGAGGGGCTGCTGCTGTCCACCTGTAATCGGGTCGAAGTGTATGCCGTCGTCGAAGACTTGGAAAGCGGCTATGGCCGAGTGCAGGAATTTTTGGCAGATACGCACCTGTCTCTTTCGTCGGAACACCTGACTCCGCATCTGTATTGGCACGCCGGTGATCGCGCCATCGGGCATCTCTTTCGTGTCGCCTCAAGCCTCGACTCGATGATCGTCGGCGAGTCCCAGATTCTCGGCCAAATCAAGGATGCGTTCGAGGTCGCCTTGACGCACAAGGCGTCAGGCCTGTTGCTGAATAAAATCGTCAAGAAAGCCATTTCGGTCGCAAAACGTGTGCGGACCGAAACGAAAATCTCAGAGACGGCGGTGTCGGTGAGTTACGCTGCCGTCGAACTGGCGAAGAAGATTTTCTCCAACCTGACCGAAAAGACCGTGTTGCTGATCGGCGCGGGTGAAATGGCCAAACTGGCGGCCCGCCACCTGATTGCCAACGGTGTACGTCAGGTGAGAATCACGACGCGCAACTTTCAACATGGCTTGGAGTTGGCGCAAAAATTCAACGGGACCGCCGTGCCCTTTGAGGATTACAGGACCGAATTAGCAGAAGCCGATATCGTGCTGGTGTCCACCGGCGCCTCGCACTTTTTGGTTACCGCCGATGATGTGCAGCGCGCGATGAAGCAGCGGCTGAGCCGCCCTATGTTTTTGATCGATATCTCCGTGCCGCGCAATATTGACCCTGCTGTTCGACCGATCGACGATGCGTTCCTGTTCGATATCGATGACTTGCACATGCGGGTCGAGCAAAATCGTGAAGATCGGTTGCGGGAAGCGGCGAAAGCCGAGCAAATGGTGGTCGAAGAGGTCGGCGTGCTCGGGCAGTGGCTCCAGTCGCTTGAAGTCACACCGACCATCGTGGCCTTGCGCAGCCGGACTGAAGACATCAAGCGGCGTGAGGTGGACAAGGTTCTGGCGCGCATGCCGCACTTGAGTTCCGATGACCGTGCCGCCGTGGAGGCACTGGCCTCTGCCATTGTCAATAAAATGGTGCATGGGACGATGGTGACCCTGAAAAATGAAGCCACGTCTTCCAGCGGCGCGGCCTATGTCGATGCCGCTCGCCGGTTCTTCAGTTTGGAAGAGACTCAGCCCGTATATCCCTCCGGGCAGGCAGAGGCGCAGGAACTCCCTGAGGGAAATGGTCCCGTTCACGAGACCGGTGGATTTTCCGAATCGTCATTGGTTCAGCATACAACGAAGGAGCCTGGCCGGCGCGGTCGCTAA
- the ccsA gene encoding cytochrome c biogenesis protein CcsA, with the protein MSSVFFMLTMGLYFVSTVCYLAYLLRRAETLSKVSLGITAAGFATHTVALVARMMDTSQAQLPTFHEALSFFSWMLILVFLAVEFRRQLHVLGSFIVPLALVSLVTAAAFRSDEASTLQPVFKTLWVHVTLSMLGTVGFAVAFVAGVMYLIQDGLLKSKRFNVLYAKLPALDYLDHLNQQSIVMGFPLLTLGIISGAFSAEIVRGTYVNWNPEQTWAMVTWGFYFAVLVGRLTIGWRAKRAAYLTIIGFAGVILTLIGVVLKSHGSVS; encoded by the coding sequence ATGTCATCTGTGTTTTTTATGCTCACGATGGGCCTCTATTTCGTGAGCACCGTCTGCTACCTGGCCTACCTATTGAGACGGGCCGAGACTCTGTCAAAGGTCTCGCTCGGGATCACGGCTGCCGGGTTCGCCACCCATACCGTGGCATTGGTGGCCAGGATGATGGACACCAGCCAGGCTCAGTTACCGACCTTTCACGAAGCCCTGTCGTTTTTCTCCTGGATGCTGATTTTGGTGTTTCTCGCTGTGGAGTTCCGTCGGCAACTCCACGTGCTCGGGTCCTTTATCGTACCGCTGGCACTGGTGTCGCTGGTCACTGCTGCGGCGTTCCGGTCGGACGAAGCCTCCACCCTTCAACCCGTGTTCAAGACCTTATGGGTCCATGTGACCTTGAGCATGTTGGGGACGGTCGGGTTTGCCGTGGCATTCGTCGCGGGGGTGATGTACCTCATTCAAGACGGTCTTCTCAAGTCCAAGCGGTTCAACGTCCTCTACGCGAAACTTCCTGCGCTCGACTATCTTGATCATTTGAACCAGCAGTCCATCGTCATGGGGTTTCCGCTGTTGACGCTGGGGATCATCAGCGGGGCCTTCTCCGCAGAAATCGTTCGGGGTACTTACGTCAACTGGAATCCTGAGCAGACCTGGGCCATGGTCACCTGGGGCTTCTACTTCGCGGTCCTGGTCGGTCGACTGACCATTGGCTGGCGAGCCAAGCGAGCGGCGTACCTGACGATCATCGGTTTCGCGGGTGTGATTCTGACCCTGATCGGCGTGGTCTTGAAAAGTCACGGATCGGTGTCCTGA
- a CDS encoding sulfurtransferase TusA family protein, which yields MSQTSSNVHRPDEELDLRGVICPYNFVKTKLKLESMSPGQLLLVHLDDGDPIRNVPRSVADDGHDVLSQERADQSFRVVIRKRLDE from the coding sequence ATGTCCCAGACATCTTCAAACGTCCATCGTCCGGATGAAGAGTTGGATCTTCGCGGCGTTATCTGTCCGTATAATTTTGTAAAGACCAAGCTCAAACTGGAGAGCATGTCTCCCGGGCAACTCCTCCTGGTTCATCTCGACGACGGCGACCCTATTCGGAATGTCCCGCGAAGTGTGGCCGATGACGGTCATGATGTGCTCTCGCAGGAGCGAGCCGATCAATCCTTTCGTGTCGTGATACGAAAACGTCTCGACGAATAA
- a CDS encoding Fe(2+)-trafficking protein, translated as MADVQCVTCGQAGEAITDMLFLGKLEAEIKAKVCKPCWKKWEGMRVMVINEYQVNLGDESGRELVKKQMKAFLKLGEQTDTSQLDQNYRPAGT; from the coding sequence ATGGCAGATGTGCAGTGTGTCACCTGCGGCCAGGCGGGCGAAGCAATCACGGATATGTTGTTCTTGGGAAAACTCGAAGCGGAGATCAAGGCCAAGGTCTGTAAGCCCTGCTGGAAGAAGTGGGAAGGGATGCGGGTCATGGTGATCAACGAGTATCAAGTCAATTTGGGTGACGAAAGTGGCCGCGAACTGGTCAAAAAACAAATGAAAGCCTTTCTGAAGCTGGGCGAACAAACCGACACGTCACAGCTCGATCAGAACTATCGGCCGGCCGGCACATAA
- a CDS encoding bifunctional nuclease family protein — protein sequence MITQMRVKGLIFDPYNNAYIVVLRDEDNSDMLPIWVGKSEASAIGLALESVTAPRPMTHDLMKSFLDTFDAKIISVVITDLNDNTYFATIHLMYEDSEYTVDSRPSDAIALALRSSAPIFASEKVIKKQSSEELEQWLENLKPEDFGKLDT from the coding sequence GTGATTACACAAATGCGGGTAAAGGGTCTGATTTTCGACCCCTATAACAACGCCTATATAGTGGTGTTGCGCGACGAAGATAACTCGGACATGCTCCCGATCTGGGTAGGAAAATCAGAAGCGAGTGCCATCGGCTTGGCATTGGAAAGCGTCACCGCGCCGCGTCCCATGACGCACGATTTGATGAAATCGTTCCTCGATACCTTCGATGCCAAGATCATCAGCGTGGTCATCACGGACCTCAACGACAATACCTACTTCGCCACGATTCACTTGATGTACGAAGACTCCGAATATACGGTCGATTCCCGGCCCAGCGATGCGATCGCCCTGGCGCTGCGAAGCAGCGCCCCGATTTTCGCGAGCGAAAAGGTCATTAAGAAGCAGTCTTCTGAAGAGCTTGAGCAGTGGCTTGAAAACCTCAAGCCGGAAGATTTCGGGAAGCTGGATACGTAG